The following are encoded together in the Vigna unguiculata cultivar IT97K-499-35 chromosome 2, ASM411807v1, whole genome shotgun sequence genome:
- the LOC114174146 gene encoding vacuolar protein sorting-associated protein 55 homolog, with translation MSDIPGYLRTCLNTGKLLSLAILVSGGIVLQILACVLYNNWWPMLSVLTYVLLPMPLLFFAGSNDSIFSESDNSWVNFTKFLTGASTVGGIAIPSILKHAGVIGWGAFAMELSSYFVFGMTVICYLWMSDEDEYSIL, from the exons ATGTCAGACATACCAGGATATTTGCGTACCTGTTTGAACACAGGGAAGCTTCTTTCATTGGCAATATTGGTCTCTGGGGGAATCGTCTTGCAAATTTTG GCATGTGTCTTGTATAATAATTGGTGGCCGATGCTAAGTG TGTTAACATATGTGCTTCTACCAATGCCTTTGCTGTTCTTTGCGGGGTCTAATGACTCTATATTCTCGGAATCTGATAATAG CTGGGTGAATTTTACCAAGTTCTTGACCGGAGCCTCAACCGTGGGAGGCATTGCCATTCCAAGCATATTGAAGCATGCAGGGGTTATTGGTTGGGGAGCCTTTGCAATGGAACTTTCTTCCTACTTCGTCTTTGGAATGACTGTAATATGTTACCTTTGGATGAGTGATGAAGATGAATACAGTATCCTCTGA
- the LOC114173037 gene encoding uncharacterized protein LOC114173037, whose translation MGLLWWRKENKPQDNSQPKPSSSISKSNAADTTKPLAEAPGMNGAVEVPRPPNATLSVFEFGSVAASNDKVTLAGYCPVSEDLEPCRWEILPAIQSNAPQFRVVF comes from the coding sequence ATGGGTTTACTGTGGTGGCGGAAGGAGAATAAACCCCAAGACAATTCCCAACCAAAACCATCCTCCTCAATTTCCAAATCCAACGCCGCAGACACAACAAAACCCCTCGCTGAGGCCCCAGGCATGAACGGCGCCGTTGAGGTTCCCCGACCACCCAACGCCACCCTGTCGGTTTTCGAGTTCGGCTCCGTCGCCGCTTCCAACGACAAGGTCACACTCGCCGGCTACTGCCCCGTATCCGAAGACCTCGAGCCCTGCCGCTGGGAGATCCTCCCGGCGATTCAGTCCAACGCGCCTCAGTTTCGCGTAGTTTTCTGA
- the LOC114173176 gene encoding uncharacterized protein LOC114173176, with protein sequence MRHLYANFRKKFPGKNLKALMWEAAHSTYPQQWEKVMKRMKEVNNDAFKHLLGIPPRYWSKSRFIPRPLCDTLVNNMSEAFNSVIVQARSKPIVSMMEEIRLYMMQRWAENRSKAKSFKNSICPRIKTRLDIETKNSTNWIPSWSANQMFEVRHKSFTGEKFVVNIDSKHCTCRKWSLTGIPCCHAVAAIKFLNLSEEDFLLHWFRISTYEETYNSIIYPCNGQQMWTETEFPDVLPPPKRILPGRPKKKRRLEAWEMNKNGKQITKHGMTKKCSICKEVGHNRKICPQQPQPAPPSQPTPSTQPTPSTETTPPTATAAGSQPTPPTEPTPPTQPPPPTPMTQPTQSSQQPPPTLMTEPTQSSQQPPQSSQHPHPCHLPIPRPTIPNRRQKLQHRRGRVWKP encoded by the exons ATGAGGCATTTATATGCAAACTTCAGGAAGAAATTCCCGGGAAAGAATCTGAAAGCTTTAATGTGGGAAGCAGCTCACAGCACATATCCACAACAATGGGAGAAAGTCATGAAGAGGATGAAAGAAGTTAACAACGATGCTTTCAAACATCTGTTAGGAATACCCCCTAG GTATTGGTCAAAGTCAAGGTTCATCCCCAGACCTTTGTGTGACACACTCGTCAATAACATGAGCGAGGCATTCAACAGCGTAATTGTACAAGCAAGGAGCAAGCCAATAGTGTCCATGATGGAGGAAATACGTCTTTATATGATGCAAAGATGGGCTGAGAATCGATCAAAGGcaaaatcattcaaaaactCAATATGTCCAAGAATCAAGACAAGATTggacattgaaacaaaaaattccACGAATTGGATTCCCAG CTGGTCAGCAAATCAGATGTTTGAGGTTAGGCACAAATCATTTACTGGGGAGAAATTTGTGGTGAACATAGACAGCAAGCATTGCACCTGCAGGAAGTGGAGTCTAACAGGGATACCTTGCTGTCATGCAGTGGCTGCAATTAAGTTTTTGAACTTAAGTGAAGAAGATTTTCTCCTTCATTGGTTCAGAATCTCAACCTATGAAGAGACCTACAATTCCATCATATACCCTTGTAATGGGCAGCAAATGTGGACTGAAACAGAATTTCCAGATGTATTGCCCCCTCCTAAACGAATTCTACCTGGAAGacccaaaaagaaaagaagacttGAAGCTTGGGAGATGAACAAGAATGGGAAGCAGATTACAAAACATGGCATGACTaaaaaatgtagcatatgcAAAGAAGTTGGTCATAATCGAAAAATTTGTCCCCAACAACCTCAACCAGCACCACCAAGTCAGCCAACACCATCGACTCAGCCAACACCATCAACTGAAACAACACCACCAACTGCAACAGCAGCAGGAAGTCAGCCAACACCACCAACTGAACCAACACCACCAACTcagccaccaccaccaacacctaTGACTCAACCAACTCAGTCATCACAACAGCCACCACCAACACTTATGACTGAACCAACTCAGTCATCACAGCAGCCACCACAGTCATCACAGCACCCACACCCATGCCACCTTCCAATTCCTCGTCCAACCATACCCAATAGAAGGCAGAAACTGCAGCATAGGAGAGGACGTGTGTGGAAGCCATGA
- the LOC114174629 gene encoding uncharacterized protein LOC114174629, which translates to MAQYQWEVGTYFPDKEAFIEAIRTYGVQSGRRLKLQKNDKRRCRVICLGGKGKCSWFAYCAYMAETHIWQLRRINDKHKCSREFNVKMLNAKWLSGRLENTLRDNPSLRAIDIRNKVTRKWNIAVTKSMARRAKTLAVEQVDGSFVEQFSRIYDYAHEILRSNPGSTAKVKVEGNEGEKYFSRFYMCLKACKDSMISCCPFIGLDGCFLKHKYGGELLTAVGRDANDQMLPIACAVVEVENKDTWTWFLELLIDDLGGPDICAAYTFMSDQQKVWILFLHSFVMSIYC; encoded by the coding sequence ATGGCCCAATACCAGTGGGAAGTTGGAACATATTTTCCAGATAAAGAGGCATTTATAGAGGCAATAAGGACATATGGAGTGCAATCTGGAAGAAGGCttaaacttcaaaaaaatgataaacGTAGATGTAGAGTGATATGTTTGGGTGGGAAAGGGAAGTGTTCTTGGTTTGCATATTGTGCTTATATGGCTGAAACACACATATGGCAGTTAAGGAGAATTAATGACAAGCACAAGTGCAGCAGAGAATTCAATGTGAAAATGCTTAATGCTAAGTGGTTAAGTGGTAGGTTGGAAAACACATTAAGAGACAACCCAAGTTTGAGGGCCATTGATATTCGCAATAAAGTTACTAGGAAGTGGAATATTGCTGTGACAAAGTCCATGGCTCGTAGAGCAAAAACACTAGCTGTTGAGCAAGTTGATGGGTCATTTGTAGAACAGTTTAGTAGAATCTATGATTATGCACATGAGATTCTTCGTTCTAATCCTGGTTCTACAGCAAAGGTCAAAGTGGAAGGAAATGAAGGCGAAAAATATTTCAGCAGGTTCTACATGTGTTTAAAGGCTTGTAAAGATAGTATGATTTCATGTTGCCCTTTCATTGGTTTAGATGGATGTTTTCTGAAACATAAGTATGGGGGTGAACTTCTTACTGCTGTTGGAAGGGATGCCAATGACCAAATGCTACCAATTGCCTGTGCCGTGGTTGAAGTGGAAAATAAGGACACATGGACATGGTTTTTGGAGTTGTTAATTGATGATCTTGGGGGACCAGATATCTGTGCAGCCTACACATTCATGTCAGACCAGCAAAAGGTATGGATACTATTTTTGCACAGTTTTGTTATGTCCATTTACTGCTGA
- the LOC114173177 gene encoding sarcoplasmic reticulum histidine-rich calcium-binding protein-like, translating to MCDDRFEVVVHHGGYFERNEGRWSYSNGLTSTLACDPDRWSFFEIMGILREMGYVNIKDLWYNVSSSEVLENNLKILNDDMGAMQMVRIARRNGQVHMYVNHSICEAEMQQDMEYELEDDADSHHNIRVEPQTEFEETGVDVVVEGDETGADGLGVDKETGVDAEVEGDEAGDDGVGVDKETGVGAEGDEAGGDGVGVNNETGVGAEGDEAGGDGVGVNNETGVGAEGDEAGGDGVGEGDEAEGDEDETGSDLVDVSVHYEDNLWEGNGEEDSEDDDLEFDCSDHVDMRDRGLFDDGWESDEMYSDDPSSDDSLASRTQ from the coding sequence ATGTGTGACGATAGATTTGAGGTGGTGGTCCACCATGGGGGATactttgaaaggaatgaaggtAGGTGGAGTTATAGTAATGGGTTAACGTCCACGTTGGCGTGTGACCCAGATAGGTGGAGCTTTTTTGAAATAATGGGAATACTTAGGGAAATGGGTTATGTAAACATTAAAGATTTGTGGTATAATGTTAGTAGCTCAGAGGTATTGGAGAAcaacttgaaaattttgaatgatGACATGGGTGCAATGCAAATGGTTAGAATTGCTAGAAGGAATGGGCAGGTTCATATGTATGTTAATCACTCAATTTGTGAAGCTGAAATGCAACAGGATATGGAATATGAATTGGAAGATGACGCAGATAGTCACCATAACATTAGGGTGGAGCCACAAACTGAATTTGAGGAAACTGGAGTTGATGTAGTAGTTGAAGGTGATGAAACTGGAGCTGATGGACTAGGTGTAGATAAGGAAACGGGAGTTGATGCAGAAGTTGAAGGTGATGAAGCTGGAGATGATGGAGTAGGTGTAGATAAGGAAACTGGAGTTGGTGCAGAAGGTGATGAAGCTGGAGGTGATGGAGTAGGTGTAAATAACGAAACTGGAGTTGGTGCAGAAGGTGATGAAGCTGGAGGTGATGGAGTAGGTGTAAATAACGAAACTGGAGTTGGTGCAGAAGGTGATGAAGCTGGAGGTGATGGAGTAGGTGAAGGTGATGAAGCTGAAGGTGATGAAGATGAAACTGGATCTGATCTAGTTGATGTTAGTGTCCATTATGAGGACAATTTATGGGAAGGAAATGGGGAAGAAGATAGTGAGGATGATGATTTAGAATTTGATTGCAGTGACCATGTTGATATGCGAGATAGGGGGTTATTTGATGATGGGTGGGAATCAGATGAAATGTACAGCGATGATCCAAGCAGTGATGACTCATTGGCAAGTCGCACCCAATAA
- the LOC114173064 gene encoding pentatricopeptide repeat-containing protein At1g32415, mitochondrial, protein MLRHHSSTLVRILTCSFRSVRYVYDGTNHSQCECDEPLLLHYLSNGCHHEARNLLQNSSGGDLHARVVRWTKLLSNFSRHGYVAEARTLFDIMPHRNLVTSNAMLTAYIRSGMLEEASRFFETMLEKNVVSWTAMLCGFSDAGRIDDARKVFDVMPERNVVSWNAMVVALLRSGDLEDARMVFEETPCKNVVSWNAMIAGYVESGRMDEARELFEKMEFRNVITWTSMISGYCREGDVEGAWCLFRAMPEKNIVSWTAMIGGFAWNGLYEKALLLFIEMVRVSDAQPNGETFVSLVYACGGLGFCCLGKQVHAQLIVNSWRIDDYDGRLHRGLVRMYSGLGMMDSARNVFEGNLKDSDDQCFNSMINGYVRAGQLARAQELFDMVPTRNKVASTCMIAGYLSVGRVLEAWNLFNDMPDRDSIAWTEMIYGYVQNELIAEAFCLFSEMMDHGVSPMSSTYAVLFGAMGSVAYLDQGRQLHGMQFKTVNEDDLILENSLIAMYAKCGEIDDAYRVFSNMTCRDKISWNTMIMGLSDHGRASEAIKVYETMLELGIYPDGLTFLGVLTACAHAGLVDKGREFFIAMVNAFAIQPSLEHCISIINLLGRAGKVKDAEEFVLKLPVEPNHAVWGALIGVCGLNKTDTDVATHAAKRLFELDPLNAPGHVALCNIYAANDRHTEEMRLRKEMRLKGVRKAPGCSWILVKGTVHIFFSDDKLHACL, encoded by the coding sequence ATGCTGCGTCACCATTCATCAACCTTGGTGCGGATTTTGACATGTTCATTTCGCAGTGTGCGTTATGTCTATGATGGCACCAACCATTCCCAATGCGAATGCGACGAGCCTCTGCTCCTCCACTACCTATCCAATGGCTGCCACCACGAAGCGCGAAACCTCCTTCAAAATTCCTCCGGCGGTGACCTTCACGCGCGCGTGGTTCGCTGGACCAAGCTACTCTCCAACTTCTCCCGCCACGGTTACGTGGCCGAAGCTCGCACACTGTTCGACATTATGCCTCACAGAAACCTCGTCACTAGCAATGCCATGTTGACTGCGTACATCCGCTCCGGCATGCTCGAGGAGGCTTCCCGGTTCTTCGAGACCATGCTGGAGAAGAACGTTGTTTCTTGGACTGCCATGCTGTGTGGGTTTTCAGACGCGGGGAGGATCGACGATGCGAGGAAGGTGTTCGATGTAATGCCTGAGAGGAATGTTGTTTCGTGGAACGCGATGGTGGTGGCGTTGCTTAGGAGTGGGGATTTGGAGGATGCGAGGATGGTTTTTGAGGAGACTCCTTGCAAGAATGTGGTTTCGTGGAATGCTATGATTGCGGGGTATGTTGAGAGTGGTAGAATGGACGAGGCTAGAGAATTGTTTGAGAAGATGGAGTTTAGGAATGTGATTACTTGGACTAGCATGATATCTGGTTATTGCCGTGAGGGGGATGTTGAAGGTGCTTGGTGTTTGTTCCGGGCTATGCCGGAGAAAAATATTGTTTCTTGGACTGCTATGATTGGTGGGTTTGCTTGGAATGGCTTGTATGAAAAGGCATTGCTGCTTTTTATTGAGATGGTGAGAGTTTCTGATGCCCAACCCAACGGAGAGACCTTTGTTTCTCTTGTTTATGCATGTGGTGGTTTGGGTTTCTGTTGCCTTGGCAAGCAGGTGCATGCTCAGTTGATTGTTAACAGCTGGCGGATTGATGATTATGATGGTAGGTTGCATAGAGGTCTTGTTAGGATGTACTCTGGGCTTGGTATGATGGATTCTGCTCGCAATGTGTTTGAAGGTAATCTGAAAGACTCTGATGATCAGTGTTTCAATTCCATGATAAATGGTTATGTTCGGGCCGGTCAGTTGGCAAGAGCTCAAGAGTTGTTTGACATGGTACCCACTCGGAACAAGGTTGCGTCCACTTGCATGATTGCTGGCTATCTTAGCGTTGGGCGAGTACTGGAGGCTTGGAATTTGTTTAATGACATGCCTGATAGGGATTCCATTGCGTGGACTGAGATGATTTACGGGTATGTGCAGAATGAGCTTATTGCTGAAGCCTTCTGCTTATTTTCTGAGATGATGGATCATGGTGTTTCTCCTATGAGTTCTACATATGCTGTTCTATTCGGAGCTATGGGTTCAGTTGCATATCTAGATCAGGGGCGGCAATTACATGGTATGCAGTTCAAGACTGTGAATGAAGATGATTTGATTCTTGAGAACTCTCTAATTGCAATGTATGCAAAATGTGGGGAGATAGATGATGCATATAGGGTATTCTCTAACATGACTTGCCGGGACAAAATTTCTTGGAACACCATGATCATGGGTCTTTCAGATCATGGCAGGGCCAGTGAAGCTATAAAAGTGTATGAAACTATGCTTGAACTTGGAATTTACCCAGATGGCCTTACATTCCTGGGTGTCCTGACAGCATGTGCTCATGCGGGTCTTGTTGACAAGGGGCGGGAGTTTTTTATTGCCATGGTCAATGCTTTTGCTATTCAACCTAGTTTAGAGCATTGCATCAGTATTATCAATCTTCTGGGTCGAGCAGGAAAGGTGAAGGATGCAGAGGAGTTTGTTTTGAAGCTTCCTGTTGAACCAAATCATGCCGTTTGGGGGGCTCTGATTGGAGTGTGTGGGTTGAATAAAACTGATACAGATGTTGCTACGCATGCAGCCAAACGATTGTTTGAATTGGATCCTTTAAATGCGCCTGGCCATGTGGCCCTTTGTAACATATATGCCGCAAATGATAGGCACACCGAGGAGATGagattaagaaaagaaatgagGTTGAAGGGTGTGAGGAAGGCACCCGGATGTAGTTGGATACTGGTGAAGGGGACAGTTCATATTTTCTTCTCGGACGATAAATTGCATGCGTGTCTTTAA
- the LOC114172651 gene encoding haloacid dehalogenase-like hydrolase domain-containing protein Sgpp isoform X4 has protein sequence MLLIANSMSSLTGLAPLEAVLFDVDGTLCDSDPLHYEALREMLLKIGFNGGVPITEEFFVEKFSGKNNIDAASVPFPDDPEQGLKFVEDKEAMFQRLAREQLKPVKGLEKVTAWVEKRGLKRAAVTNSPRVNAELMISKLGLSDFFDVLIIGDECERGKPHPDPYLKALEVLKASKDHTFVFEDSFSGITAGVAAGMPVIGIAIRNPEDLLMKAKPDFLIKDYEDPKLWAALEELDKPGAEKLEILDKNIQQGA, from the exons ATGCTTCTTATCGCGAA CAGCATGAGTTCTCTCACTGGACTTGCTCCACTTGAAGCTGTGCTCTTCGATGTAGATGGAACACTCTGTGATTCTGATCCACTCCACTACGAAGCTTTGCGTGAAATGCTCCTGAAG ATTGGTTTTAATGGAGGTGTTCCTATAACGGAggaattttttgttgaaaaattttctGGCAAGAACAACATCGATGCTGCCTCAGTTCCCTTTCCTGATGATCCGGAACAAGGTTTGAAGTTTGTAGAAGATAAGGAAGCCATGTTCCAGAG ATTGGCGAGAGAGCAACTGAAGCCTGTGAAAGGCCTTGAAAAAGTGACGGCATGGGTTGAAAAGCGTGGTCTGAAGAGAGCTGCAGTTACCAATTCTCCAAGAGTAAATGCAGAACTCATGATCTCAAAACTTGGTCTCTCGGACTTCTTTGATGTTCTTATTATTGGTGATGAATGTGAACGTGGTAAACCTCATCCCGACCCCTACTTGAAAGCTCTTGAAGTTCTGAAGGCATCGAAGGATCACACATTTGTATTTGAG GATTCGTTTTCAGGAATTACTGCTGGAGTGGCTGCTGGGATGCCTGTTATTGGCATAGCTATACGAAACCCAGAGGATTTACTGATGAAAGCAAAACCTGATTTTCTGATTAAGGATTATGAGGATCCAAAGTTGTGGGCAGCTTTAGAAGAACTTGACAAGCCTGGTGCCGAGAAATTGGAAATTCTGGATAAAAACATTCAGCAAGGAGCTTGA
- the LOC114172651 gene encoding haloacid dehalogenase-like hydrolase domain-containing protein Sgpp isoform X3: MLLIANSSMSSLTGLAPLEAVLFDVDGTLCDSDPLHYEALREMLLKIGFNGGVPITEEFFVEKFSGKNNIDAASVPFPDDPEQGLKFVEDKEAMFQRLAREQLKPVKGLEKVTAWVEKRGLKRAAVTNSPRVNAELMISKLGLSDFFDVLIIGDECERGKPHPDPYLKALEVLKASKDHTFVFEDSFSGITAGVAAGMPVIGIAIRNPEDLLMKAKPDFLIKDYEDPKLWAALEELDKPGAEKLEILDKNIQQGA, encoded by the exons ATGCTTCTTATCGCGAA CAGCAGCATGAGTTCTCTCACTGGACTTGCTCCACTTGAAGCTGTGCTCTTCGATGTAGATGGAACACTCTGTGATTCTGATCCACTCCACTACGAAGCTTTGCGTGAAATGCTCCTGAAG ATTGGTTTTAATGGAGGTGTTCCTATAACGGAggaattttttgttgaaaaattttctGGCAAGAACAACATCGATGCTGCCTCAGTTCCCTTTCCTGATGATCCGGAACAAGGTTTGAAGTTTGTAGAAGATAAGGAAGCCATGTTCCAGAG ATTGGCGAGAGAGCAACTGAAGCCTGTGAAAGGCCTTGAAAAAGTGACGGCATGGGTTGAAAAGCGTGGTCTGAAGAGAGCTGCAGTTACCAATTCTCCAAGAGTAAATGCAGAACTCATGATCTCAAAACTTGGTCTCTCGGACTTCTTTGATGTTCTTATTATTGGTGATGAATGTGAACGTGGTAAACCTCATCCCGACCCCTACTTGAAAGCTCTTGAAGTTCTGAAGGCATCGAAGGATCACACATTTGTATTTGAG GATTCGTTTTCAGGAATTACTGCTGGAGTGGCTGCTGGGATGCCTGTTATTGGCATAGCTATACGAAACCCAGAGGATTTACTGATGAAAGCAAAACCTGATTTTCTGATTAAGGATTATGAGGATCCAAAGTTGTGGGCAGCTTTAGAAGAACTTGACAAGCCTGGTGCCGAGAAATTGGAAATTCTGGATAAAAACATTCAGCAAGGAGCTTGA
- the LOC114172651 gene encoding haloacid dehalogenase-like hydrolase domain-containing protein Sgpp isoform X5, which yields MSSLTGLAPLEAVLFDVDGTLCDSDPLHYEALREMLLKIGFNGGVPITEEFFVEKFSGKNNIDAASVPFPDDPEQGLKFVEDKEAMFQRLAREQLKPVKGLEKVTAWVEKRGLKRAAVTNSPRVNAELMISKLGLSDFFDVLIIGDECERGKPHPDPYLKALEVLKASKDHTFVFEDSFSGITAGVAAGMPVIGIAIRNPEDLLMKAKPDFLIKDYEDPKLWAALEELDKPGAEKLEILDKNIQQGA from the exons ATGAGTTCTCTCACTGGACTTGCTCCACTTGAAGCTGTGCTCTTCGATGTAGATGGAACACTCTGTGATTCTGATCCACTCCACTACGAAGCTTTGCGTGAAATGCTCCTGAAG ATTGGTTTTAATGGAGGTGTTCCTATAACGGAggaattttttgttgaaaaattttctGGCAAGAACAACATCGATGCTGCCTCAGTTCCCTTTCCTGATGATCCGGAACAAGGTTTGAAGTTTGTAGAAGATAAGGAAGCCATGTTCCAGAG ATTGGCGAGAGAGCAACTGAAGCCTGTGAAAGGCCTTGAAAAAGTGACGGCATGGGTTGAAAAGCGTGGTCTGAAGAGAGCTGCAGTTACCAATTCTCCAAGAGTAAATGCAGAACTCATGATCTCAAAACTTGGTCTCTCGGACTTCTTTGATGTTCTTATTATTGGTGATGAATGTGAACGTGGTAAACCTCATCCCGACCCCTACTTGAAAGCTCTTGAAGTTCTGAAGGCATCGAAGGATCACACATTTGTATTTGAG GATTCGTTTTCAGGAATTACTGCTGGAGTGGCTGCTGGGATGCCTGTTATTGGCATAGCTATACGAAACCCAGAGGATTTACTGATGAAAGCAAAACCTGATTTTCTGATTAAGGATTATGAGGATCCAAAGTTGTGGGCAGCTTTAGAAGAACTTGACAAGCCTGGTGCCGAGAAATTGGAAATTCTGGATAAAAACATTCAGCAAGGAGCTTGA
- the LOC114172651 gene encoding haloacid dehalogenase-like hydrolase domain-containing protein Sgpp isoform X1 yields MTCLYLIIPCFPNYVSPSLVKFFPSTKLHLACTKTSLTQTFTKPSSLHCLPSSSMSSLTGLAPLEAVLFDVDGTLCDSDPLHYEALREMLLKIGFNGGVPITEEFFVEKFSGKNNIDAASVPFPDDPEQGLKFVEDKEAMFQRLAREQLKPVKGLEKVTAWVEKRGLKRAAVTNSPRVNAELMISKLGLSDFFDVLIIGDECERGKPHPDPYLKALEVLKASKDHTFVFEDSFSGITAGVAAGMPVIGIAIRNPEDLLMKAKPDFLIKDYEDPKLWAALEELDKPGAEKLEILDKNIQQGA; encoded by the exons ATGACCTGTTTGTACTTGATAATCCCATGCTTCCCTAATTACGTTTCACCTTCGCTGGTAAAATTTTTTCCATCTACAAAACTTCACCTTGCCTGCACCAAAACAAGTCTCACACAAACCTTCACCAAGCCTTCTTCTTTGCATTGCCTCCCAAG CAGCAGCATGAGTTCTCTCACTGGACTTGCTCCACTTGAAGCTGTGCTCTTCGATGTAGATGGAACACTCTGTGATTCTGATCCACTCCACTACGAAGCTTTGCGTGAAATGCTCCTGAAG ATTGGTTTTAATGGAGGTGTTCCTATAACGGAggaattttttgttgaaaaattttctGGCAAGAACAACATCGATGCTGCCTCAGTTCCCTTTCCTGATGATCCGGAACAAGGTTTGAAGTTTGTAGAAGATAAGGAAGCCATGTTCCAGAG ATTGGCGAGAGAGCAACTGAAGCCTGTGAAAGGCCTTGAAAAAGTGACGGCATGGGTTGAAAAGCGTGGTCTGAAGAGAGCTGCAGTTACCAATTCTCCAAGAGTAAATGCAGAACTCATGATCTCAAAACTTGGTCTCTCGGACTTCTTTGATGTTCTTATTATTGGTGATGAATGTGAACGTGGTAAACCTCATCCCGACCCCTACTTGAAAGCTCTTGAAGTTCTGAAGGCATCGAAGGATCACACATTTGTATTTGAG GATTCGTTTTCAGGAATTACTGCTGGAGTGGCTGCTGGGATGCCTGTTATTGGCATAGCTATACGAAACCCAGAGGATTTACTGATGAAAGCAAAACCTGATTTTCTGATTAAGGATTATGAGGATCCAAAGTTGTGGGCAGCTTTAGAAGAACTTGACAAGCCTGGTGCCGAGAAATTGGAAATTCTGGATAAAAACATTCAGCAAGGAGCTTGA
- the LOC114172651 gene encoding haloacid dehalogenase-like hydrolase domain-containing protein Sgpp isoform X2: protein MTCLYLIIPCFPNYVSPSLVKFFPSTKLHLACTKTSLTQTFTKPSSLHCLPSSMSSLTGLAPLEAVLFDVDGTLCDSDPLHYEALREMLLKIGFNGGVPITEEFFVEKFSGKNNIDAASVPFPDDPEQGLKFVEDKEAMFQRLAREQLKPVKGLEKVTAWVEKRGLKRAAVTNSPRVNAELMISKLGLSDFFDVLIIGDECERGKPHPDPYLKALEVLKASKDHTFVFEDSFSGITAGVAAGMPVIGIAIRNPEDLLMKAKPDFLIKDYEDPKLWAALEELDKPGAEKLEILDKNIQQGA, encoded by the exons ATGACCTGTTTGTACTTGATAATCCCATGCTTCCCTAATTACGTTTCACCTTCGCTGGTAAAATTTTTTCCATCTACAAAACTTCACCTTGCCTGCACCAAAACAAGTCTCACACAAACCTTCACCAAGCCTTCTTCTTTGCATTGCCTCCCAAG CAGCATGAGTTCTCTCACTGGACTTGCTCCACTTGAAGCTGTGCTCTTCGATGTAGATGGAACACTCTGTGATTCTGATCCACTCCACTACGAAGCTTTGCGTGAAATGCTCCTGAAG ATTGGTTTTAATGGAGGTGTTCCTATAACGGAggaattttttgttgaaaaattttctGGCAAGAACAACATCGATGCTGCCTCAGTTCCCTTTCCTGATGATCCGGAACAAGGTTTGAAGTTTGTAGAAGATAAGGAAGCCATGTTCCAGAG ATTGGCGAGAGAGCAACTGAAGCCTGTGAAAGGCCTTGAAAAAGTGACGGCATGGGTTGAAAAGCGTGGTCTGAAGAGAGCTGCAGTTACCAATTCTCCAAGAGTAAATGCAGAACTCATGATCTCAAAACTTGGTCTCTCGGACTTCTTTGATGTTCTTATTATTGGTGATGAATGTGAACGTGGTAAACCTCATCCCGACCCCTACTTGAAAGCTCTTGAAGTTCTGAAGGCATCGAAGGATCACACATTTGTATTTGAG GATTCGTTTTCAGGAATTACTGCTGGAGTGGCTGCTGGGATGCCTGTTATTGGCATAGCTATACGAAACCCAGAGGATTTACTGATGAAAGCAAAACCTGATTTTCTGATTAAGGATTATGAGGATCCAAAGTTGTGGGCAGCTTTAGAAGAACTTGACAAGCCTGGTGCCGAGAAATTGGAAATTCTGGATAAAAACATTCAGCAAGGAGCTTGA